The sequence TAGAGTATTCGCCTTAGAGGAATAATTCTATGTGCAGAATAATAGCAATAATTGGCGCACGAGAACGTGCACCAACCACAAGCAATAACAGCATCCAGCAATATAGACAATAGTGAAATCTGTTAAAAATTAATCCTGATATATCGCGCCAAACCGGCAATGACTTTCACATTTCCCGCAGCTGGAGCAGTTATCAGGGTCGATAACCGCCCTGAAAAGCTCTCTGGTAATCGCATCGTATCTGCAGGCATCATTCTCTATGCAATCGCCGCAGCTATCGCATAAGGCCGGATTGATTCTGGGTTGAGCATAATCATCGGGAATGTTTTTTATAATGGCGTTATAATCGCAGGCATTTTCTTTTATACAAACGCCGCACTTATTGCATAAATCGGAATCAATATGAGGTTCATGATGGTCTTGAGGGATTTCTTTTAGAATCGCCCCATATTCGCAGGCGTTTTGATCGATACACTCGCCGCAGTTTGTGCATAACTCCTGATTAATAGTCGGCTCGTGATAATCATCGGGAATATCTTTTTCAATTGCGCCGTACTGGCAAAATTCCTGCTCGATACACTCGCCGCAATTTGTGCATAAACTTTGATTGATAGTTGGCTCGTGATAATCATCGGGAATATCTTTTTCAATTGAACCGTACTGACAGAATTCCTGCTCGATACAGTCGCCGCAATTTATGCAAAGATTTTGATTGATAACCGGCTCGTGATAATCATCGGGAATATCTTTTTCAATAGCGCCGTACTGGCAGAATTCCTGCTCGATGCAGTTGCCGCAGTTGTTGCATAGTTCGCTATTGATTCTCGGTTCCTCATAGTCCGGCGGCACATCTCTCAAAATAGCATTCGGAGGGCAAACCGGTACGCATTCACCGCAGCGGATACAACTATCGTTGTCGATTTGAACTCTCGAGGGGACTATTTTGCCCCATGGGCAGGCGGATACACATATCCCGCATCGGGTGCATAAGTCATGATTGATAACGGCTTTTCCCCCGACAATAGTAATGGCATGCTCAGGGCAGGCATCTCTGCAATATCGCGGCGTACAACCGCAGCTGTTTCGAACAAAATATTCGCTGGTGCCGTTTATATAAGATATACAATTGCCCTGATTCTGACAGACATCTATACAGTCGCCGCATCCATAACAATCAGTATAATAAACATAATAGTTTACCATCGATATCTCGATAGCATTCTGTTCGCAATTGGGCACACATTGCCCGCAGTCGCGGCAGTTGTCAATGTTGATAATGTGATTGATTACGGATATATCTATAGCATTCTGTTCGCAATTGGGCGCGCATTGCCCGCAGTCGCGGCAATTGTCGGAATTAATGATGTGATCAATAACGGAAATATCTATGGCGCTTTGTTCGCATTGAGGTACGCATTGCCCGCAGTCGCGGCAGTTGTCGGAATTAATAATGTGATCGATAACGGAAATATCAATCGCATTTTCGGGACAGACCGGCACGCATTGCCCGCAATCACGGCAGTTATCAGAATCGATAAGGAAATAGATAATCGCAATGTTAATGGCATTTTCCGGGCAGATTGGCATACAGTCGCCGCATTCGACACAGATGTTTGGGTCGATAGAGTAATATATATCGGCGATGCTAATAGCGTTTTCGGGGCAAACAGGCACACATTCGGCGCACTCGACACAATCATCTATTGTAATTGAATAATTGGACAGTTGAGGTAGGATGATGGCATCGTAAAAGCAATACTTGAGACAGTCGCCGCAGCCGATACAATTATTAGCATATATTTTATAGGTTGAGTATGGATCCAAGCCGCAGCTTGAAAGAAGAGGAATTGCCGAAACAAGCGTTCCTCCTATAGTTAAGACCGATGCCTTTTTTAGGAATTCCCTTCTATTTTGTTTTTTTGATTCATCCATATCGGCATCTCTATACAGGCCGCTAAAAAGTTGTTCTAAGTTCCAATCTTGCCAAATAAAATGGTTCATTAAATATTATAGCATTAATTCTGCTAAATATCCCTGTCAATTTAAAATAATTATAAAATCTTTTGCCTATCGCAAAATCTATTTCACTAATTTCATCATCTTTCAATTGCCCGACTGCCTGAATCTTGATATGCAGTCTAAGTTTGGAAAAGCTGTGTTTAACCGCTGCCTGATAGAGGGGAATATCAAGAGTATTCAGGCGAGCAGCTTCGCCAATAAACAGATTGCTGAAAGATGTATTAATCGAAGCGTCATCATCGATATTATATTTGCCGAAATACTTAAGAGACCAGGCTGTTCGGTTTCCCAAATTCCAAATATGTTCATTTTTCATTCTAAGATAGTAAATTAACGCTTTATTATTTTCAATTTGCTGATGAAGCAGTTCTGTTTCCAGCGTAAACGGCAAAGGCAAATCAAATTCGGCTAAAGCGCCGACATAGTATTTCGGTTTATCGATTTTGGAACCGAATTCCTCATAGAATATTAACCCCGCTTGATTAACTATGCGGTTTTTCTTCCCGGCAGTATTCTTATCCTCACCGATATTAATATCCTCAAACTCCTCAAATTCATTGAACTCGCCTGAATCCTCGAACTCGCCGAACTCACCATCAAGACTTCCTGTTTGAGAAGAATCATCTTCACTGGTTATGTCTTTTGATGCCTCTTCTTTCGGTGATGGAATCCAGCTTACTACGGCGCCGGCGAAGTTGGTTTCACCAATAGAATTGCCGAAAAATGGTAATTCCCTGCCGGGGATGATGTCATATAGATATTTAACACTGCAGAAGGTGCCGTATCTCGAATATTTTTTAGCCACCGAACCAATTTTTGCATCTATAATATAAGATTTATCGTTATGGTTGAAATTTACAGCCATCGCTCTCTCATTAACAAGAAAGTAATCGCTTAGAATCAACGACTGGAAACCGGCAGTTAAAGATGTTTTCTCAGTATAATAACGATAGAACAATTCTCTTAAGCCCAGCCTGATTTTTTTGTTTATACCTATATCATCCTGCTTGGTGCGCCAGCCCTTAAGACCGCCCTCGCCAAACAACTGATGTTTATTAAATGACAGCTCCATGCCCCCAAACGCTTGCATGTTAGAAATGGTTATATCATCCACTTTGCCGAACGATATAGTATTTTCAACCGCCCAGCGTATAGGCGCATCCTTGACAATCGGCTTTAAGTGTCCGGCCAGCCCGCTTCTGCATTCCCACTGAGCGGCGGCAAAATCAGACATGCCGAGAATCAGCAATATGAGTACAATTCTAATTCTAATGCTTACATTTTCTTTTAAGGATAACCTTATCATTATTCTCTTTGCCCTTTCTTACAAATGCCAAACCATCTTTTTTACAGGCATCAATGCAATCGCCGCAGGCAATGCACTCTTTATTATCAAGCACATTGTAATTATCTTTTCTGATTATCGCATCCATAGTACAGGTTTTACTGCATACTTTGCAGCCGCTGCAATCGCTTTTTACGCCGATTACGGAAGCGCCGGGAACTTTGCTTAGCCAGCCAAGAACTAAGCCTATCGGGCAGGCGGCTTTGCAAAAGGGGCGATAGATAAACAGCGAGCTGAGAAGCAAAAGCGCCAGAAGCAGCCAGCCGGCTAAATTTATCGACATCAGGTTAAAGGCAACTTTAAATGGATCGATTTTACTGAAAAGATAGGTTTTTGTTGTCAGAAGTTGGATTATTAAAGTCGCCAGCAGCAGCAGCCGAATTGTTTTCATTACTTTCTGAGCGCGCTCGCTTCTGAATATCTCAAACCTGCCGGGCAGAAATAAAATTTCCTGCAAGGCTCCGAGATGACAAATCCAGCCGCACCAAACCTTGCCCAAAAGATATGTTATCGGTATCAAACCGAGGAACCAGACAAGCGTTTGCCAGGGTATGTCAACACCGCTAAACCATAGAATGAGATTGCTGAAACTGGAGATTGGACAAGGGCATGCTCCCTTATAGAAGCCTAATACAGCAATTGAGGCAATTAAGAATATCCCCCTGAGGCTGCGAGTCGTTTTAAATCGAACAAGAAAACCAGCCAAAACAACAGCCGCTAAAACACCTAAAACCCAATATAAAGCCTTAGTCTTAACCTCCGATACATGCTGATTATAAAGAAGGCATGATTTTCCACTACATACGCCGGGCTGGTTGAGGTTTTCAAACTCGTCAAATTTATCAGCCCCTTTATTATCATCGAATTCCTCAAATTCGCCGAATTCATCCGAATCATCATTTTGAATGATAGTGGAATCATCAGTTGAAGTATTAGAATCATAAATATTTGAACCGGCTATTAAACCCGAACCAAGACCGAATAATCCGACTAAAAAAATGATGGCTATACTATTGACAAAAATTCCGGCGATATTTTTCATTAAGATACTGCGCAGTAGGTTATAGTTTAATAATGGTTAAGTCTCATTAGTTTTATCAGAGGAATCAGATTTTTTTATGTCTTTCGGCGTTTCGACTTTTTCCGGTTCCACAATTGGCTTCGCCTCCAATGTTATCGAGCCGAAGCCGCCTTCTTTTTCACATGTTCTGATGGCCGCAACTGAGATTTTGCCCTCTTTGTTGCCGGTAACTTCCACTTTCAGCTTTCTGCCCCATAATCCCGGCTTGAATTCTTTCCATTTTGTGCCCTGCAATATCTTAATACCGTTGGTCTCGTACTGGGTTTTGTCTATCCCCTCCGGGCATACCCGATGAGTATATTTAACGATGAGTGTTAATATTACCTCATCGCCAACCTCATACAACTCTTTTTGTTCGCCCTGCACTGAAAATTTAATATCGCAGGCGTAAATCTGGTTTATATTGACAAATAGTAAAACTGCGCCAAATATTAATATGGCTTTTAATTTATTTTGCCAGAATAGCTCTTTTATCATACCTATCCTTACTTAAACTTTATCTTTGATGTTCCATCATTTTCATAATATATAACATAAAATATGTTCGTATGGTTTAAAAATTTTATTATTTACGACCATTATTTCAATAAGTATTATAATACTAAATAAATTTCTTTTGTCAGTTGTTCAGTATAATAAATTTACCCATATATTTTCAAAACATAGCAGGTCGGGTTCTGACTCGCCGAAGGCGAGGAAAAACCCGACAATTAGTCAGCGTCAGGATGTCGTTTCTTCCAGCCTGATACATACAAAAATGTCTGTCCTGCCAATGATTGCTGCAATCACTCGCTGGTCATAATAAACAAGGGCTGCATCTCGAAACTCTTATAGTGAGGCCGCAGACGGTCTGTATTATAATGTTTTTCTACATTAACAAATTTCTTAGTAGCGGTAACAACATCAATAGGCATGTTGTCATACCGTCCGTTTTTCAAAACCACTAAGCGGCCGTGAACGCCCTTAAGGAGCAAGTCCAAAGCCAGATTGCCGTACGCCATTGGTACAATAGAATCGATGGCATCGGGATCGCCGCCGCGCACAAGGTAGCCCAGTTTTTGATGAATAACATCTATCGGTTTGCCGTTATTGAATTTTGGAGACAACTCTTTAAGCTTTTCCGAAACGAGGTTGCCGATGCCGCCCAATTTGGAATGACCGTAAGCATCTTTGGCTGTATCCTGGTAAATCATATCGCTGCCTTCAAACATGGCGCCCTCGGAGACCAAAACAACCGAGTAGCTGCTCGAATTGATTCGACGGTCGGCAACTAACAGTTCGGTTAACCTTTCCATGTTGAACTTATATTCCGGTATAACACAACGGTTTGCAGCACCAGCCATGGTCGGCAGCATAGCGGTAAAGCCGGCATAACGGCCAAAAACCTCTAAAACCAAGAATCTTTCATGCGAACCCGCGGATGTTCGCAAGCTTTGGGTCATCATTATAGTCCGGGTAACGCAGGTGCTGAAGCCTATGCAGTAATCCGTACCGGGAACATCATTATCCATAGTTTTAGGTATGGCAATCACATTGACACCTTCTCTAAATAGACGGACGCCATAGCTGAGAGTATCATCGCCGCCCATAGGGAAAAGGCAATCGATACCTAAATAATCCAGATTTTTTATAACTTCCGAAGTTAAATCATTTTTTTCATCTTTATAATCATCCTTCAGATAATCCGGGATATTTGCTTTATCAACATGGCCGGGGTGTGTGCGAGAGCTATGCAGGAACGTACCGCCGGTTCTGCCTGCTCTATTAACGATTTCTTCGGTTAGTATCTGATAATTATCGCTATTATCGGCATCCTTATCACGAATTAATTCAACTAAACCAGCCCATCCTCTACGGATACCGATTACCTTATAGCCCTCCCTGATAGCTCTGATAGTAATTGCCCTGATTGCCGGATTCAGTCCCGGAACATCTCCACCGCCGGTTAGAATCGCAATTACGCCTTTTTTATTTCTTATATTTGCCACAATAGAGCCTCCGTTTTGAACGCATTTTGAAGAATTCCTTTCACTTTCAACTTCATCTTAACCGAATATAATACAGCCATAGAGATTTAGCAAACATTCCAATCTTCGGATTGCCGGACATTTACTCATTTTCAACTCTTATGTTGTGTTAGTTCGCAGTCCGCCGCGGCATCAGGCAATTGCCGGACTCGCGATGACTATAAATACTTCTCGTTGTAAAAGATTCTACAATTTGAGTTATCGGCGGAAAGTTCGGTTTTATCACTCCAATATAAGGCAAATAGATGCTTGACATGGCGCTCTTTAATAATTACTGTTAACAAGCATGGCAAAGCAGGATAGTTATACAAGGGCAAAAAAACGGTTGTATTGGGCAAATCTACTGCATTTTTATCAGCCCCCCGACCAGGACAGGAATATTTTAGAGCGAGTGGTTAATGAATCATACCATCCGGTTTTGAGAATTTTTGAACAGATACCCTCAGCGAAAGCGATTATTAATATCCAAGCCTGTCTTATAGAATTATTGATAAAAACCGGCTTCGGAAAAATAATAACCAGAATGAAAAAACTTGCCGATTCCGGGCAAATTGAGTTTACTTTGAGTCCGCGGTTTCATCCGTTTATGCCGTTTATGCACGAAGATGAAATTGACCGTCAGGTTGCCCAATGCCTGAAAATCAGCAAGATGTATTTTGGTTTGAATTACAATCCCAAAGGTTTTTATTCGCCCGAATTAGCTTACTCACAGATTGTTTCAAAAGCCGCGGCTCGTTTTAATTGCAGATGGCTGCCTGTTGATGAGATTACTATTACTGGCAAGCTTGGGCAGCTTCCGTATGATAGATTATACATGGATAAATCGGCGGGAGGATTGCTGCTTATTCCCCGCGATAGACGAATCTCCAATGCCATAGCCAATACTATCTTTGCTAAGGACACTATTAATAACACTAATGATTTTATCAAGCTGGCAAATAATCACAAGAGGAAATTCGTATTTACCGCCAATGATGTTGAGCAATTCGGCCATCACCATAAGGGCGGGCAAACCCTGCTTCGCCTTTTATATCGCGATACGCGCTTAACCTCTACAACACTATCTGAGCTTGCAAGTCATGTTAGAAAAAAAGATTACTCGAAGCCGCGCCAGTCAGATTGGGTTGTTTCTCCTGAGGAAGTAAAGAAAAATATGAATTTTTATACTTGGAAAAACCCTTCAAATAAAATCCATAGCATATTATGGGAGCTATATAAGATAGTATATGATGAGATAAAAAATTCCGCCAAATCCGGGGATATCCTTCACAACAGGTCTCAAGATATGCTTGGCGCCGCAGCAACATCCTGCAGCTTTTTCTGGTCGTCATGCCGTCCCTGGTGGTATGGAGTATATCCCGAAAACGCCGCTACTAATATTTGCCTCGCATTGTTTTCGCTTCTCTCACCCGCGCCCAGAGTAAAGGCGAAGGCTTTTCGTCTCAGGCAAAATATCTATAATATGGTTAAGCAGTTAAACGAATCCGGCGAAGCCCGCAAGCTCCAGCAAAAATTTCTAAAATCAAATAATATCGATGCAAAGAGTTTTTTCAAGAAACACCGCCAATAATCGTCTGTTAATATATATAGACATATTCTTTGGTTGCTGACAAAAGTAGTATTGGAAAAATTTATAAGAGTAGTTAGCAGGTTAGACATTTCTGCTTGACCCGGATAGACAAGAATGCTTGTCCTGCCAACAATTTATATTATAATCGCGAATATTAGCCGCTCAAAGTTGACAATATCTGTTTTCTCTGATATTATAATAAAATGCGGAAACTTCTAACAAAAATTGAATCGTCCAACCGGCGGTATAAATTATTTGCTAAAAACGATAAAATTCTTATCGCCCTTTCGGGAGGTCCCGATTCGATAGCTCTTTTCCATCTGCTTGATTATCTGACGCCCAAATACAGTCTTTCGCTGAGCGCCGCTCATATCGACCATAGCCTGCGTCCCGAATCAGCAGAGGAAAGGCAGTTTTGTCGCCTATTATGCCGCGCTCATGGTGTAAGTTTTCACTCAAAGAAGCTGAATATCAAGACCCTGGCCAAACGCCAAAAAATGAGCCTCGAACTGACAAGCCGTCAATGCCGCTATGCTTATTTTCAGCAGTTATGCGAAAAACATGGTTATACGAAAATCGCCACCGGCCATACGGCGGATGACAGCGCCGAAACAATTATGCTGAATCTTGTTCGAGGAGCGCACTTAGCCGGTTTAGGCGGAATCCCGCCGCGGCGGGAAAATATTATCAGACCCTTAATCGAGATAAATAAATCAGCTATTCTCGATTTTCTCAAAAAGTATGGTCTTTCATGCAGATTAGATTTATCTAATCTTGAAAACGATTACAGTCGGAATATTATCAGGAATAAAGTATTCCCTGTCTTAAAAAAAATCAATCCTCAAGCTATGCGAAATATTTCTCGGGCTGGCCAGAATATCAGCGATAGTATGAAAGTTATTGAGGATAAAGTACGGGAATTATACGACCGGCATCTTGTAAGCGAGTCTAATAAGCAGATTACGCTTGATTTACGGAAGCTACCCGATTATTATAAAAGCTTGGAATCCTGGATAATTTTAAGGGCTTATTCGCTATTAACAGGCGAGTTAAGACACCCGGATTCGGAAAGATTGATGCAAGCAGCTAATCTTAGCAGAAGCGGTGCTGTCGCTTTTTTAAATGATGGAGTTATTGCTGTAAATAATTCCGGCAGGATAATTTTAAGCAGACCGCCTGTCAAGATTGTGCGTATAAGCTTAAGAAAAGGAGAGACAGTTAAGCTTGGCGAAACTGATTTGACAATAAAGTCTGAAATTTTAGATGATTTCAGCTTTGATGACATTAGAAACAACAAAGATGAGTCAACAGCTTATCTCGATAATGCTAAACTTGGCGGTTTAACTGTCAGAAGCTTGATAAAGGGCGATAGATTCAAACCGCTGGGCTTTGACGGCACAAAGAAAGCCGCGGATTATTTAAACGACAAGGGAGTTCCCGGAAAATTCAAATCAGCAATACCAATTGTGGCATCCGGCCGCGATATAGTATGGGTTGCCGGCTATGGTATAGCTGATAAAGCTAAAGTTACCCGAAAAACCAGGCAGGTACTAAAACTTAAACTATTATCAGAAAGATAACCTGATGAAAGTTCTATTCTCAAAAAGAAAATTGGCGTCTAAAGTGAAAGCTTTAGCTAAACAGATAAAAGCCGATTACAATGACAGGAATCCGGTTTTTATTGGTATTTTAAAGGGCAGTTTTATATTTATGGCTGATCTTATAAGAGAATTTGAGAAAGAATGCGAATTGGATTTCATGGCAGTAGCCAGTTACGGCATCCATCAGACAGGCTCAGGAGTTGTGCGGCTAATCAAAGATATTAATATTAATATTAAAAATCGCGAGGTTTTAATTGTTGAAGATATAATTGATACCGGACTAACATCTAATTATGTTAGGCAATACTTGGAATTAAGGAACCCTAAATCTATCGAGTTTGTTACTCTGCTTAATAAACAGGATGCGCGAAATATTGAAATTGACGTGAAATACATTGGTTTTTCGATTCCGAATAAGTTCGTTGTTGGCTATGGTCTCGATTGCGCCGAACAATATAGACAGCTGTCTTATATAGCGGAATATGAAGATAAAGATAAAGAGAGGAATGAGTGAGATATAATAAACTGAATCAAAGCAGTCCTGAAAATAATAATAAGAAGCCAAATAAACCGCCAAGCAGCGGTCCCGAATTTAAATGGCAGAAAAGCTTGCGGACTCTGGCGTTCTGGGCCGTAATATTTATGGCGGGACTGCTGTTTTATCAAGTTCTGTCCGGTGATACCCAAGGCTCTATTGAAATTACCTATTCTGAATTTATCGACCAGATAAAAGCCGGCAATGTTGTCAAGGTTACTTTTATCGAGAAAGTGATTAAGGGTGAATTCGTAGCCGAATATTCCAAGAATGTGAATGGCCGCCAGGTATCCGGCCTTAAATTCAAATCGAGGGTACCATTCGAGGACCCAAATCTTGTCGAACTGTTGGAAAAGAACAAAGTGGCAATTGAGGCGGAAACATCCCAGCATTGGGGCGGATTGCTGATAACCGCTTTGCCATGGCTGATTTTAGTATTCTGGATGATGTTCATGCTTAGGCAGATGCAGGGGGGAGGCCCAAAAGGCTTATTCTCATTCGGTAAATCGCGGGCGAAACTGCTGTCCGGCCAGCGGATTAAGGTTACCTTCGATGATGTTGCCGGAGCGGATGAAGCCAAGCAGGAATTGCAGGAGATAATCGAATTTTTAAAAGAACCTGCCAAGTTCCAGAAGCTGGGCGGTAAAATTCCCAAAGGAGCGCTGCTTTTAGGACCTCCCGGCTCTGGCAAAACCCTTTTAGCTCGAGCAATTGCCGGTGAAGCCGATGTGCCGTTTTTCTCGATGTCCGGCTCTGATTTCGTTGAGATGTTTGTCGGGGTGGGCGCCTCGAGAGTTCGC comes from Candidatus Zixiibacteriota bacterium and encodes:
- a CDS encoding 4Fe-4S binding protein yields the protein MDESKKQNRREFLKKASVLTIGGTLVSAIPLLSSCGLDPYSTYKIYANNCIGCGDCLKYCFYDAIILPQLSNYSITIDDCVECAECVPVCPENAISIADIYYSIDPNICVECGDCMPICPENAINIAIIYFLIDSDNCRDCGQCVPVCPENAIDISVIDHIINSDNCRDCGQCVPQCEQSAIDISVIDHIINSDNCRDCGQCAPNCEQNAIDISVINHIINIDNCRDCGQCVPNCEQNAIEISMVNYYVYYTDCYGCGDCIDVCQNQGNCISYINGTSEYFVRNSCGCTPRYCRDACPEHAITIVGGKAVINHDLCTRCGICVSACPWGKIVPSRVQIDNDSCIRCGECVPVCPPNAILRDVPPDYEEPRINSELCNNCGNCIEQEFCQYGAIEKDIPDDYHEPVINQNLCINCGDCIEQEFCQYGSIEKDIPDDYHEPTINQSLCTNCGECIEQEFCQYGAIEKDIPDDYHEPTINQELCTNCGECIDQNACEYGAILKEIPQDHHEPHIDSDLCNKCGVCIKENACDYNAIIKNIPDDYAQPRINPALCDSCGDCIENDACRYDAITRELFRAVIDPDNCSSCGKCESHCRFGAIYQD
- a CDS encoding 4Fe-4S binding protein yields the protein MKNIAGIFVNSIAIIFLVGLFGLGSGLIAGSNIYDSNTSTDDSTIIQNDDSDEFGEFEEFDDNKGADKFDEFENLNQPGVCSGKSCLLYNQHVSEVKTKALYWVLGVLAAVVLAGFLVRFKTTRSLRGIFLIASIAVLGFYKGACPCPISSFSNLILWFSGVDIPWQTLVWFLGLIPITYLLGKVWCGWICHLGALQEILFLPGRFEIFRSERAQKVMKTIRLLLLATLIIQLLTTKTYLFSKIDPFKVAFNLMSINLAGWLLLALLLLSSLFIYRPFCKAACPIGLVLGWLSKVPGASVIGVKSDCSGCKVCSKTCTMDAIIRKDNYNVLDNKECIACGDCIDACKKDGLAFVRKGKENNDKVILKRKCKH
- a CDS encoding 6-phosphofructokinase: MANIRNKKGVIAILTGGGDVPGLNPAIRAITIRAIREGYKVIGIRRGWAGLVELIRDKDADNSDNYQILTEEIVNRAGRTGGTFLHSSRTHPGHVDKANIPDYLKDDYKDEKNDLTSEVIKNLDYLGIDCLFPMGGDDTLSYGVRLFREGVNVIAIPKTMDNDVPGTDYCIGFSTCVTRTIMMTQSLRTSAGSHERFLVLEVFGRYAGFTAMLPTMAGAANRCVIPEYKFNMERLTELLVADRRINSSSYSVVLVSEGAMFEGSDMIYQDTAKDAYGHSKLGGIGNLVSEKLKELSPKFNNGKPIDVIHQKLGYLVRGGDPDAIDSIVPMAYGNLALDLLLKGVHGRLVVLKNGRYDNMPIDVVTATKKFVNVEKHYNTDRLRPHYKSFEMQPLFIMTSE
- the tilS gene encoding tRNA lysidine(34) synthetase TilS; protein product: MRKLLTKIESSNRRYKLFAKNDKILIALSGGPDSIALFHLLDYLTPKYSLSLSAAHIDHSLRPESAEERQFCRLLCRAHGVSFHSKKLNIKTLAKRQKMSLELTSRQCRYAYFQQLCEKHGYTKIATGHTADDSAETIMLNLVRGAHLAGLGGIPPRRENIIRPLIEINKSAILDFLKKYGLSCRLDLSNLENDYSRNIIRNKVFPVLKKINPQAMRNISRAGQNISDSMKVIEDKVRELYDRHLVSESNKQITLDLRKLPDYYKSLESWIILRAYSLLTGELRHPDSERLMQAANLSRSGAVAFLNDGVIAVNNSGRIILSRPPVKIVRISLRKGETVKLGETDLTIKSEILDDFSFDDIRNNKDESTAYLDNAKLGGLTVRSLIKGDRFKPLGFDGTKKAADYLNDKGVPGKFKSAIPIVASGRDIVWVAGYGIADKAKVTRKTRQVLKLKLLSER
- the hpt gene encoding hypoxanthine phosphoribosyltransferase; the encoded protein is MKVLFSKRKLASKVKALAKQIKADYNDRNPVFIGILKGSFIFMADLIREFEKECELDFMAVASYGIHQTGSGVVRLIKDININIKNREVLIVEDIIDTGLTSNYVRQYLELRNPKSIEFVTLLNKQDARNIEIDVKYIGFSIPNKFVVGYGLDCAEQYRQLSYIAEYEDKDKERNE